Below is a window of Pseudomonas sp. B21-040 DNA.
ATCAAAGGCAAGCCAGAAAACATCGTTGAAAACATGGTCAAAGGCCGTATCAGCAAGTTCCTGGCCGAAGCCAGCCTGGTTGAGCAGGCGTTCGTCAAGAACCCTGAAATCAAGGTCGGCGAGCTGGCCAAGAAAGCCGGTGCTGAAATCGTTTCTTTCACCTACTTCAAGGTAGGCGAAGGCATCGAGAAGCCAGTCGACAACTTCGCTGAAGAAGTTGCCGCTCAACTGGCTGCTGCCAAGCAGTAAGACGGTTTTTTAACTGTCGCCCTGAAGAGGCTGCCCGCTTACGCGCGCAGCCTCTTTTCAGATGGGGCACCAATTTTTAATTGGTTTCCCTTTGGAACTGGCTTACAAAGCCATGTTCCGATGGCGCTGAAGCAGCGCCAAGCTAGAGTGAGCGCAGCTGTAAACAGCTCGCAAAGAATTTTTAAAATACGCCGCAGGAGAGATTCGCAATGGCTCAGCAGGGCAGTGGTTATCAGGCTCGCTATAAACGCATTCTACTCAAGCTTAGCGGCGAGGCCCTGATGGGCTCGGAAGAGTTCGGGATTGATCCGAAAGTTCTGGATCGCATGGCGCTGGAAGTCGGCCAATTGGTCGGCATCGGTGTTCAGGTCGGTCTGGTGATCGGTGGTGGTAACCTGTTCCGCGGTGCGGCGCTGAGCGCGGCCGGCATGGATCGGGTAACTGGCGACCACATGGGCATGCTGGCCACTGTGATGAACGCCCTGGCCATGCGCGATGCGCTGGAGCGTGCCAATATCTCGGCCATCGTGATGTCGGCCATTTCCATGGTAGGCGTGACCGATCACTATGATCGCCGCAAAGCCATGCGCCATCTGAACGCCAAAGAGGTCGTGATTTTCGCGGCCGGTACCGGTAATCCGTTTTTCACCACGGATTCGGCAGCTTGCTTGCGAGCGATCGAAATCGACGCCGATGTCGTGCTCAAGGCGACCAAGGTCGATGGCGTCTACACCGCTGACCCGTTCAAAGACCCGCATGCCGAGAAGTTCGATCATCTGACTTACGATGAAGTGCTGGATCGCAAGCTGGGCGTGATGGATCTGACGGCTATTTGCCTGTGTCGCGACCACAAGATGCCGTTGCGCGTCTTTAACATGAACAAGCCCGGCGCCTTGCTGAACATCGTGCATGGCGGCGCTGAAGGGACCCTGATCGAGGAAGGCCAACAATGATCAACGAAATCAAGAAAGACGCTAAAGAGCGTATGCAAAAATCCGTGGAATCGCTGGCGCACAACTTTGGCCGTATCCGTACGGGCCAGGCGCACCCAAGCATTCTGGAGGGTGTGATGGTTCCTTACTACGGTTCCGACACGCCGATCAAGCAAGTGGCGAACATTACTGTCAAAGACGCCCGTACCCTGCAAGTCGTTGCCTTTGAGCGCAACATGCTGGGTGCTGTCGACAAAGCCATTGGCAGTGCCGGTCTGAACCTGAACCCGACCAACCTGGGTGAATTGCTGCTGATCAGCATGCCGGCCCTGACTGAAGAAACCCGCCGCGGTTTCACCAAGCAGGCTCGCGATGTCGCTGAAGACGCCCGTGTTGCAGTGCGCAACATCCGTCGTGATGCGAACAGTCAGCTCAAGGACCTGGTCAAGGAAAAAGAAATCAGTGAAGACGAAGAGCGTCGTGCCACCGGCGAGATTGATGATCTGACCAAGAAATTCGTGGCTGAAATCGACGCGAAGCTGGCAGAGAAAGAAAAAGACCTGATGGCCGTATAAGGGTCGAGTTTTCATGGATAAGACCAAGCAGACTGTACCGTCCGCGGTGCCGCGCCATGTCGCGATCATCATGGATGGTAATAATCGCTGGGCGAAGAAGCGCTTTATGCCGGGTGTTGCCGGGCATAAAGCGGGTGTGGACGCGGTGCGTGCGGTAATCGAGGTGTGCGCTGAGGCCAAGGTCGAGGTGTTGACCCTGTTCGCCTTCTCCAGTGAAAACTGGCAGCGCCCGGCTGATGAGGTCAGTGCCTTGATGGATTTGTTCTTCAAAGCGTTGCGTCGTGAGGCCAAGCGCCTCAACGACAACAATATCAGTCTGCGCATCATCGGCGATCGCTCGCGTTTTCACCCCGAACTTCAAGCAGCCATGCGTGAAGCGGAAGCGATGACCGTCGGGGCCAACCGCTTTGTCTTGCAAATCGCCGCCAACTACGGCGGTCAGTGGGATATCGCGCAGGCTGCCCAGCGTCTGGCGCGGGAAGTTCAGGCCGGGCATCTGCGCCCGGAAGACATCACCCCTGAATTGCTGCAGACCTGTCTGGCCACCGGTGATCTGCCGTTGCCGGACTTGTGCATCCGTACCGGTGGCGAGCACCGCATCAGTAACTTCCTGCTGTGGCAGTTGGCCTACGCCGAGTTGTACTTCTCCGACCTGTTCTGGCCGGACTTCAAACACGACGCCATGCGAAACGCGCTGGCCGATTTCGCTTCTCGCCAGCGCCGCTTCGGTAAAACGAGCGAGCAGGTCGAGGCTGGAGCCCGGTTTTAATGCTTAAACAACGAATCATTACTGCGCTGATCCTGCTGCCGATCGCTTTGTGCGGTTTTTTCCTGCTCGAAGGTTCCGGCTTTGCGCTGTTTATCGGGCTAGTAGTGACGCTCGGTGCCTGGGAGTGGGCCAGGCTGGCCGGTTTCACCGCTCAGCCGGTTCGCGTTGCCTATGCCGTCGTGGTCGCATTGATGCTGTTTGTCATGCACATCCTGCCGGGGCTTGCGCCTTGGGTTCTGGGCGCTTCAGTGCTCTGGTGGGGCGTGGCGACGTATCTGGTGCTGACCTACCCGCGTTCCAGCGAACACTGGGCCAGTGCCGCCTGCAAGCTGGTGATCGGTTTGCTGATCCTGTTGCCGGCCTGGCAAGGTCTGGTCCAGATCAAGCAGGAACCCTTGGGTAACTGGTTGATCATGGCCGTGATGGTGCTGGTATGGGGCGCGGATATTGGTGCGTATTTTTCCGGCCGTGCCTTTGGCAAGCGCAAGCTGGCGCCACAGGTCAGTCCCGGCAAGAGCTGGGAAGGCGTTTACGGTGGCCTGGTGCTGAGCCTGGTGATCACAGCGATCGTCGGCCTGGTGCGCGACTGGAGTTTCGCCCAGATGCTCATGGGGTTGGTCGGTGCTGCAGTCATCGTCTTCATTTCGGTGGTGGGTGACCTCACCGAGAGCATGTTCAAACGTCAATCAGGCATCAAGGACAGCAGTAACCTGCTGCCAGGGCATGGCGGTGTCCTTGACCGAATCGATAGCCTGACGGCAGCGATCCCGGTATTCGCCGTATTGTTGTGGATGGCTGCACCGTGAGTCGCCCTCAGCAGATTACTGTTCTGGGGGCGACCGGTTCGATTGGTCTGAGCACTCTGGATGTCATTGCTCGCCATCCCGAGCGTTATCAAGTCTTTGCCTTGAGCGGTTTTACTCGTTTGAGTGAATTGCTGGCGCTGTGTGTGCGCCACACCCCGCGATTCGCCGTCGTGCCTGAGGCGGGCCCTGCTCGTGGCTTGCAGGACGACTTGCGCGCTGCCGGCCTGTCGACCCGGGTATTGGTGGGCGAGGAGGGGTTGTGTCAGGTGGCCTCCGATCCTGAAGTCGATGCCGTCATGGCGGCCATCGTGGGTGCTGCGGGTTTGCGCCCGACCCTGGCAGCAGTTGAAGCCGGCAAGAAAATCCTGCTGGCTAACAAAGAAGCGCTGGTGATGTCCGGGGCGCTGTTCATGCAAGCCGTGCACAAAAGCGGTTCGGTATTGCTGCCGATCGACAGCGAGCACAACGCGATTTTCCAGTGCATGCCGCAGGATTTCGCCCGTGGGCTTGGCGTGGTCGGCGTACGCCGGATTTTACTGACAGCCTCTGGTGGTCCGTTCCGACAGACGCCGATGGCCGAATTGGCACATGTTTCCCCTGAGCAAGCCTGTGCGCACCCGAACTGGTCCATGGGACGCAAGATTTCGGTCGATTCGGCGAGCATGATGAACAAAGGGCTCGAGTTGATCGAAGCCTGCTGGCTGTTCGACGCCAAGCCGTCCCAGGTTGAAGTGGTTATTCACCCTCAGAGCGTGATCCATTCCCTGGTCGACTATATCGATGGTTCGGTGCTGGCTCAGTTGGGCAATCCGGACATGCGCACCCCGATCGCCAATGCCCTGGCCTGGCCAGAACGTATTGACTCCGGCGTGGCACCGCTGGATCTGTTCGCTATTGCGCGTCTGGATTTCCAGGCGCCCGATGAAGAGCGTTTCCCTTGCCTGCGCCTTGCGCGCCAGGCAGCCGAGGCTGGCAACAGCGCGCCAGCGATGCTGAATGCAGCGAATGAAGTGGCTGTTGCAGCCTTTCTCGACGGGCGGGTCCGCTACCTGGAAATCGCGAGTATTATCGAAGAAGTGTTGAACCTCGAGCCTGTCGTCGCAGTGGGCGATCTCGAGGCCGTGTTTACGGCTGACGAGAAAGCGCGAGTGCTGGCCGGGCAATGGTTGAGTCGTCACGGGCGGTAAGTGCTGCCATATGTTGGCCCATGCAGCACCGGATAGAATTGCGGAGAAAGTAGATGAGCGCGCTCTATATGATTTTCGGCACCCTGGTGGCTTTGGGTGTGCTGGTTACCTTCCACGAATTCGGCCATTTCTGGGTCGCACGTCGCTGTGGGGTCAAAGTGCTGCGTTTCTCCGTAGGCTTCGGTATGCCGCTGCTGCGCTGGCACGACAAGAAAGGTACTGAGTTTGTAGTGGCTGCCATTCCATTGGGTGGCTACGTGAAGATGCTCGATGAGCGTGAAGGCGAAGTGCCGGTCGATCAGCTCGAACATTCTTTCAATCGCAAATCTGTCCGTCAGCGTATTGCGATCGTGGCGGCAGGCCCGATCGCCAACTTCTTGTTGGCAATGGTGTTTTTCTGGGTGTTGGCCATGCTCGGCAGCGAGCAGGTACGGCCCGTCATTGGTGCGGTCGAGTCTGGCAGTGTTGCCGCCCGGTCTGGTTTGAGCGCAGGTCAGGAAATCATTGCCATTGATGGCGAACCAACGTCCGGTTGGGCTGCGGTGAATCTGCAATTGGTTCGTCGTCTTGGTGAGAGCGGAACCCTTCAATTATTGGTGCGTGAGCAGGGTTCCACGACGGATTCCCCACGTGAGCTGGTGCTGGATAAGTGGCTTAAAGGTGCCGACGAGCCAGATCCGATTCGTTCGCTGGGCATTCGTCCTTGGCGCCCGGCGTTACCGCCAGTGCTCGCCGAACTCGATCCGAAGGGGCCGGCACAGGCTGCGGGCCTGAAAACCGGTGATCGCTTGCTTGCCCTTGACGGCAAGGCGCTGGATGACTGGCAGCAAGTGGTCGACACCGTGCGTATGCATCCAGATACCAAAATCATGCTGCGCATCGAGCGCGATGGTGCTCAAATCGACGTCCCTGTGACGTTGGCCTCTCGCGGCGAGAGCAAGGCACCTACCGGTTACATGGGGGCCGGAGTGAAAGCGGTCGATTGGCCGCCAGAGATGGTTCGAGAAGTCAGTTACGGTCCATTGGCTGCGATTGGAGAGGGCGCGCGACGCACTTGGACCATGAGCGTGCTGACCCTCGATTCACTCAAGAAAATGTTGTTCGGTGAGCTCTCGGTAAAAAACTTGAGTGGACCGATAACCATTGCTAAAGTGGCGGGCGCTTCTGCCCAGTCGGGCGTAGCTGATTTCCTGAATTTCCTTGCATATCTGAGTATTAGCCTGGGAGTTCTGAATTTGTTGCCCATTCCTGTACTGGATGGGGGGCATTTGTTGTTTTATCTGATCGAGTGGGCGCGTGGTCGCCCCTTGTCAGATCGGGTGCAGGGTTGGGGGATACAGATCGGTATCAGTTTGGTGGTCGGGGTGATGTTGCTTGCTCTGGTCAATGATTTGGGCCGTCTGTAACACTTCGCTGAATTGCGAATCTGCCGCATTTTGCGGCAGTTTGTTTATTGCCAGTTGGAATAAGAAAGGACTTCATGAAACGTCTGCTGCTAACTGCGGTTCTCACCGTATTGATGATCGCCGAAGTTCACGCCGAGTCCTTCACTATCTCTGATATTCGCGTCAATGGCCTCCAGCGGGTCTCCGCGGGTAGCGTCTTTGGTGCTTTGCCGTTGAACGTCGGCGAACAGGCGGACGATCGTCGCCTGGTGGAATCCACTCGTGCGTTGTTCAAAACCGGTTTCTTTCAAGATATCCAGCTGGGCCGCGATGGCAACGTCCTGGTCATCACGGTAGTCGAGCGTCCATCGGTCGCCAGTATCGAGATCGAAGGTAACAAGGCGATCTCTACTGAAGACCTGATGAAGGGCCTCAAGCAGTCCGGTCTGGCCGAAGGTGAAATCTTCCAGCGCGCCACCCTTGAAGGTGTGCGTAACGAGCTGCAACGCCAATACGTCGCTCAGGGCCGCTACTCGGCCACCGTCGACACCGAGGTGGTCCCGCAGCCGCGTAACCGTGTCGGATTGAAGGTCAACATCAACGAAGGCACCGTCGCTGCCATCCAGCACATCAACGTGGTGGGTAACACCGTCTTCCCTGAAGCAGACCTGATCGACCTGTTCGAACTGAAGACCACCAACTGGCTGTCCTTCTTCAAGAACGACGACAAGTACGCGCGGGAAAAACTTTCCGGTGACTTGGAGCGCCTGCGTTCCTACTACCTGGACCGCGGCTATATCAATATGGATATCGCTTCGACTCAGGTATCGATTACTCCGGACAAGAAACACGTCTACATCACCGTCAACGTCAACGAAGGCGATAAGTACACCGTTCGTGACGTCAAGTTGAGCGGTGACCTGAAAGTCCCTGAAGACCAGATCAAATCCCTGCTGCTGGTGCAGAAAGGCCAGGTGTTCTCGCGCAAGCTGATGACCACCACGTCGGAGCTGATTACTCGCCGTCTGGGTAACGAGGGCTATACCTTCGCCAACGTAAGCGGTGTGCCTCAGCCGCATGAAGACGACCACACCGTCGACATTACTTTCGCGGTCGATCCAGGCAAGCGTGCTTACGTGAACCGTATCAACTTCCGTGGCAACACCAAGTCTGAAGACGAAGTGCTGCGCCGTGAAATGCGTCAGATGGAAG
It encodes the following:
- the frr gene encoding ribosome recycling factor; translated protein: MINEIKKDAKERMQKSVESLAHNFGRIRTGQAHPSILEGVMVPYYGSDTPIKQVANITVKDARTLQVVAFERNMLGAVDKAIGSAGLNLNPTNLGELLLISMPALTEETRRGFTKQARDVAEDARVAVRNIRRDANSQLKDLVKEKEISEDEERRATGEIDDLTKKFVAEIDAKLAEKEKDLMAV
- the rseP gene encoding sigma E protease regulator RseP, whose protein sequence is MSALYMIFGTLVALGVLVTFHEFGHFWVARRCGVKVLRFSVGFGMPLLRWHDKKGTEFVVAAIPLGGYVKMLDEREGEVPVDQLEHSFNRKSVRQRIAIVAAGPIANFLLAMVFFWVLAMLGSEQVRPVIGAVESGSVAARSGLSAGQEIIAIDGEPTSGWAAVNLQLVRRLGESGTLQLLVREQGSTTDSPRELVLDKWLKGADEPDPIRSLGIRPWRPALPPVLAELDPKGPAQAAGLKTGDRLLALDGKALDDWQQVVDTVRMHPDTKIMLRIERDGAQIDVPVTLASRGESKAPTGYMGAGVKAVDWPPEMVREVSYGPLAAIGEGARRTWTMSVLTLDSLKKMLFGELSVKNLSGPITIAKVAGASAQSGVADFLNFLAYLSISLGVLNLLPIPVLDGGHLLFYLIEWARGRPLSDRVQGWGIQIGISLVVGVMLLALVNDLGRL
- a CDS encoding phosphatidate cytidylyltransferase; the protein is MLKQRIITALILLPIALCGFFLLEGSGFALFIGLVVTLGAWEWARLAGFTAQPVRVAYAVVVALMLFVMHILPGLAPWVLGASVLWWGVATYLVLTYPRSSEHWASAACKLVIGLLILLPAWQGLVQIKQEPLGNWLIMAVMVLVWGADIGAYFSGRAFGKRKLAPQVSPGKSWEGVYGGLVLSLVITAIVGLVRDWSFAQMLMGLVGAAVIVFISVVGDLTESMFKRQSGIKDSSNLLPGHGGVLDRIDSLTAAIPVFAVLLWMAAP
- the pyrH gene encoding UMP kinase, encoding MAQQGSGYQARYKRILLKLSGEALMGSEEFGIDPKVLDRMALEVGQLVGIGVQVGLVIGGGNLFRGAALSAAGMDRVTGDHMGMLATVMNALAMRDALERANISAIVMSAISMVGVTDHYDRRKAMRHLNAKEVVIFAAGTGNPFFTTDSAACLRAIEIDADVVLKATKVDGVYTADPFKDPHAEKFDHLTYDEVLDRKLGVMDLTAICLCRDHKMPLRVFNMNKPGALLNIVHGGAEGTLIEEGQQ
- the ispC gene encoding 1-deoxy-D-xylulose-5-phosphate reductoisomerase; this encodes MSRPQQITVLGATGSIGLSTLDVIARHPERYQVFALSGFTRLSELLALCVRHTPRFAVVPEAGPARGLQDDLRAAGLSTRVLVGEEGLCQVASDPEVDAVMAAIVGAAGLRPTLAAVEAGKKILLANKEALVMSGALFMQAVHKSGSVLLPIDSEHNAIFQCMPQDFARGLGVVGVRRILLTASGGPFRQTPMAELAHVSPEQACAHPNWSMGRKISVDSASMMNKGLELIEACWLFDAKPSQVEVVIHPQSVIHSLVDYIDGSVLAQLGNPDMRTPIANALAWPERIDSGVAPLDLFAIARLDFQAPDEERFPCLRLARQAAEAGNSAPAMLNAANEVAVAAFLDGRVRYLEIASIIEEVLNLEPVVAVGDLEAVFTADEKARVLAGQWLSRHGR
- the uppS gene encoding polyprenyl diphosphate synthase codes for the protein MDKTKQTVPSAVPRHVAIIMDGNNRWAKKRFMPGVAGHKAGVDAVRAVIEVCAEAKVEVLTLFAFSSENWQRPADEVSALMDLFFKALRREAKRLNDNNISLRIIGDRSRFHPELQAAMREAEAMTVGANRFVLQIAANYGGQWDIAQAAQRLAREVQAGHLRPEDITPELLQTCLATGDLPLPDLCIRTGGEHRISNFLLWQLAYAELYFSDLFWPDFKHDAMRNALADFASRQRRFGKTSEQVEAGARF